The Plasmodium vinckei vinckei genome assembly, chromosome: PVVCY_14 genome window below encodes:
- a CDS encoding ADP-ribosylation factor, putative, with translation MNIFEFIKKHFMFIFFMIYRFFNIKYPIKKKFIIFGLPSSGKTSIIYFFKLGYLITSVKTYFVNEEKFTLKINHDKNHNEEKNYEINFYEIGHNCSFNLIKEYADISDDVIYIIDSIHKDKLCECREDFIRILYEFRFIYRKCKFLIFMNKQDSNGCLKPEDIINYFALPNELQYRCKFISSSTLSGQGLNEGLEWLLNYNIFYEKENIIERRKKLYDY, from the exons atgaatatatttgaatttataaaaaagcattttatgtttattttttttatgatatatcgtttttttaatataaaatacccaataaaaaaaaaattcataatatttggATTACCTTCTTCGGGGAAAACTTCtataatatactttttcaAGCTTGGATATCTTATTACAAGT gtaaaaacatattttgtaaatgaagaaaaatttacattaaaaataaatcacgataaaaatcataatgaagaaaaaaattatgaaataaatttttatgagaTAGGACATAACTGTTCAttcaatttaataaaagaatatgCAGATATATCAGACGatgtaatttatattattgatAGTATACATAAAGATAAATTATGTGAATGTAGAGAAGATTTTATAAGAATATTATACGAGTTTCgatttatatatagaaaatgtaaatttttaatttttatgaacaagCAAGATTCTAATGGCTGCCTAAAGCCAGAAGATATTATCAACTATTTTGCTTTACCAAATGAATTACAATATCGatgtaaatttatatcttcAAGTACATTATCTGGACAAGGATTAAATGAAGGTTTAGAATGgctattaaattataatatattttatgaaaaagaaaacattATTGAAAGGCGTAAAAAGTTATATGACTATTAA
- a CDS encoding SAS6-like protein, putative yields the protein MRKKNNESKIFKKFHVIIKMNKNEMNNFLCQFDFSSLEDLDPSIADGYHICYNKEVPFEIKMSESENAPKEIGALENITVKLLVLGEELNARSIKIELTSESDLFFHFTQIIDENIFDTMQDKQKLMISFSECLEVLIKMFNSCVRDPQSFLAIFTIKQNGKAQLDFIKNMEYRFIELLVCEFVKSPDYIIKESIAFRYNFIKSKNTIINKRLQDISLLIKSKNPSLLMQLQKIANKQMEFVKNKKYTSDLYSPNK from the exons AtgcgaaaaaaaaataatgaaagtaaaattttcaaaaaatttcatgtaataataaagatgaataaaaatgaaatgaacaattttttatgtcaaTTTGACTTTTCCTCCTTGGAAGATTTAGATCCATCGATAG CTGATGGCTATCACATATGTTACAATAAGGAAGTACcatttgaaataaaaatgagtGAATCAGAAAATGCACCAAAAGAAATTGGAGCATTAGAAAACATAACAGTAAAATTATTAGTTCTA GGTGAGGAATTAAATGCACGGAGTATTAAAATAGAACTAACTAGCGAATCCGATTTATTCTTCCATTTTACTCAAAT AATCGATGAAAACATATTCGATACAATGCAAGACAAGCAAAAACTTATGATAAGTTTCTCTGAATGCTTGGAagttttaattaaaatgtttaacTCTTGTGTCCGAGATCCCCAAAG ttttttagctatatttactataaaacaaaatggaaAAGCTCAACttgattttataaaa aATATGGAATACAGATTCATTGAGCTTCTTGTGTGTGAATTTGTTAAATCCCCggattatataataaaggaAAGTATTGCCTTTAGATataatttcattaaatCGAAGAATAcgattataaataaaagacTTCAA GATATAAGTTTGCTAATTAAGTCAAAAAATCCATCCCTTTTAATGCAACTTCAAAAAATAGCTAACAAACAAATGGAATTTgtgaaaaacaaaaaatatactagCGATTTATACAGCCCAAATAAGTAA
- a CDS encoding choline-phosphate cytidylyltransferase, putative, translating to MTKVDSVQMSESQGPDQSENCNDNGNENGKENGNENDNTNKDNKTIRIYADGIYDLLHLGHMRQLKQAKHMDKNVTLIVGVCSDIDTRKFKGQIVQTLDERTETLKHIRWVDEIVSPCPWVITPEFVEKHQINFVAHDDIPYANNQKKKKKKKGKLSITSKNSNNSNACEEQTDDVYAWLKKAGKFKATQRTSGVSTTDLIVRILKNYEDYIERSLQRGIHPNELNIGVTKAQSIKMKKNLIRWGEKVTDGITKVTLTDKPLGTDFDQGIDIIRDKAHELFKLWRHHSKKLLKDFAKSFDPMITIIRKKNKKDSASTMYLSDSNIFLRTMSEHVKIKKSLSNTINNIDEYYYSVDEDWSRIHNTVYNAINKYNHDIYNNDADNYQTCFELEGSIKDKQKQSKIFWDCYNDSLPSNSDKKVGFAIPEDENYKHEYNPNNESNRSFNAYDNAYNDDKINYYNATTYHDILDEDEVHSDRFFNKNNENCKNNKNNSESIENDNSNNIYNNINNDSKNKSVDKDGYNTCVEHLLNENKYNHIIVNKIRNLNSLKKKKSINIIKANEFNDTIKISDERKKDNNTTDDDSKEFDKNNSNDINDNNTDTKEYVVVYADGVYDMLHLGHMKQLEQAKKLFPNTILMVGVTSDNETRLYKGQIVQSLEERTETLKHVKWVDEIISPCPWAITPDFVEKYQINYVAHDDIPYANTQKKKQKDNSDTSNDQSAIEEQTDDIYAWLKKAGKFKATQRTSGVSTTDLIVRILKNYEDYIERSLQRGIHPNELNIGVTKAQSIKMKKNLIRWGEKVTDGITKVTLTDKPLGTDFDHGVENLQIKFKELYKIWKNASHKLINDFTSKLDTTYYLASLQSFMDNDCDLYDYASSNFDDETSS from the exons atgacTAAAGTTGATTCGGTTCAAATGTCAGAg AGCCAAGGCCCAGATCAAAGTGAAAATTGCAATGATAATGGAAATGAAAATGGAAAGGAAAATGGGAATGAAAATGACAACACAAATAAGGACAATAAAACTATAAGGATATACGCTGATG GAATATATGACTTACTCCATTTAGGTCATATGCGACAATTAAAACAAGCCAAACATATGGATAAAAATGTGACATTAATTGTAGGAGTTTGTAGTGATATAGATACACGAAAGTTTAAAGGTCAAATTGTTCAAACGCTAGATGAAAGAACAGAAACATTGAAACATATTCGATGGGTTGATGAAATTGTTTCCCCATGTCCTTGGGTAATTACTCCAGAGTTTGTCGAAAAACAtcaaattaattttgttgCTCATGATGATATACCATATGcaaataatcaaaaaaaaaaaaaaaaaaaaaaaggaaaattatCTATAACCTCAAAAAATAGCAATAATAGTAATGCTTGTGAAGAACAAACTGATGATGTATATGCTTGGCTTAAAAAAGCTGGAAAGTTTAAAGCCACACAAAGAACATCGGGTGTTTCTACCACCGATTTGATTGTTcggatattaaaaaattatgaagaCTATATTGAAAGATCTCTACAAAGAGGTATACATCCAAATGAACTAAACATTGGTGTGACAAAAGCACAatctataaaaatgaaaaaaaacttaaTTCGATGGGGAGAAAAAGTTACCGATGGAATAACTAAAGTTACATTAACAGATAAACCGCTAGGTACCGATTTTGATCAAGGAATAGATATAATTCGAGATAAAGCAcatgaattatttaaattatggCGACATCATTCAAAAAAACTTTTAAAAGATTTTGCCAAATCATTTGATCCTAtgattactattattagaaaaaaaaataaaaaagatagtGCTTCTACAATGTATTTATCTgattcaaatatttttttaagaacGATGTCTGAacatgtaaaaataaaaaaatcgtTAAGTAACACAATAAACAATATAgatgaatattattattctgTTGACGAAGACTGGTCACGGATTCATAATACTGTTTATAAtgctataaataaatataatcatgatatatataataatgatgcTGATAATTATCAAACTTGTTTTGAATTAGAGGGATCCATTAAAGATAAACAAAAGCAgagtaaaatattttgggATTGTTATAATGATAGTTTACCTTCAAATAGTGATAAAAAAGTAGGGTTTGCTATTCCAGaagatgaaaattataaacatgAATATAATCCAAATAATGAAAGTAATAGATCTTTCAATGCTTATgataatgcatataatgacgataaaataaattattataatgcaACAACTTATCATGACATTTTAGATGAAGATGAAGTACATTCAGATCGTttctttaataaaaataatgaaaattgtaaaaataataaaaataatagtgaaTCGATTGAAAATGacaatagtaataatatatataataatataaataatgatagtaaaaataaaagtgtaGACAAAGATGGCTACAATACTTGCGTTGAACACCTTCTTAATgagaataaatataaccATATCatagtaaataaaattcgaaatttaaatagtttaaaaaaaaaaaaatcaataaacataattaaGGCAAACGAATTTAAtgatacaataaaaatttctgatgaaagaaaaaaagataacAATACAACTGATGACGATAGTAAAGagtttgataaaaataacagtAATGATATAAACGATAATAATACTGATACTAAAGAATATGTAGTAGTTTATGCTGATGGGGTATATGATATGCTACATTTAGGTCATATGAAACAGTTAGAACAAgctaaaaaattatttccaaACACAATTTTAATGGTTGGTGTTACTAGTGATAACGAAACAAGATTATATAAAGGCCAAATTGTACAATCATTAGAAGAAAGAACTGAAACTTTAAAACATGTGAAATGGGTAGATGAAATAATTTCCCCATGCCCTTGGGCAATTACTCCAGATTTTGTTGAAAAATATCAGATCAATTATGTTGCTCATGATGATATACCATATGCAAAtactcaaaaaaaaaaacaaaaagataATTCAGATACCAGTAATGATCAGAGTGCTATCGAAGAACAAACTGatgatatatatgcttGGCTTAAAAAAGCTGGAAAGTTTAAAGCCACACAAAGAACATCGGGTGTTTCTACCACCGATTTGATTGTTcggatattaaaaaattatgaagaCTATATTGAAAGATCTCTACAAAGAGGTATACATCCAAATGAACTAAACATTGGTGTGACAAAAGCACAatctataaaaatgaaaaaaaacttaaTTCGATGGGGAGAAAAAGTTACCGATGGAATAACTAAAGTTACATTAACAGATAAACCGCTAGGTACCGATTTTGATCATGGTGTTGAAAAtcttcaaataaaatttaaagaattatataaaatatggaaaaatgCTTCtcataaattaataaatgattttaCTAGTAAATTGGATACTACTTATTATTTGGCATCTCTTCAAAGTTTTATGGATAATGATTGTGATCTTTATGATTATGCCAGTAGTAATTTTGATGATGAAACAAGTAGTTGA
- a CDS encoding pre-mRNA-processing factor 40, putative: MPNSQNKSNLGNFPNNPNLGPFPNLPNIPNLPTIPGFPSLPNVGLNNGPFLNNNGMPLPFLPGIIPNMNPSYENFNPLMHPQNNNNMNVPLPPSNPNILGDMMKMYNKDFMLNNSNQMINNNLVNPTNNMPLNFMNNFNVNNHGWCEMVAKNGRKYYYNTITKMSKWDKPDELKTKLELRISQNTKWKEYLCSDGRKYWHHEEKNISVWDEPEEIKKIRLECESEENENNTDTKDNETSIEKGDKNQTFLNEIKNKDTTILGSSMPIIPSMNDYANIENKTNFDNAKKMSSGNIINNNNMNNSGKWVKFENKKDAREHLKILFEEKNINPKLPWENALRILEEDYRWQTLVILTKGEKKQLFSEYTSQAIKKSAEDERRKRQKSRELIFQALVCWNKLNEKTTYVDFATEFHNEVWWNWINETERDEIFQDFLDDCKQKFKDERRKKRKEKSEILKEKFQKYANENDSLKWEDIKIYFSNDEDFNSIHKIDALAAWESFYEKYYNNEKNQLKKKIFRILRKKRDSFIELLNEYHEKNILNMKTEWVFFVSKIYKDDRYTDLLGHQGSTPRILFDEFTDTLKEQYLRHKYYIKSSYKENNCTVDENTTLDDFVKLFANTQKEYNIPEINMNYIYESLQKKLKEKKKKDLKRINKVAKFLLKLPELKPNMPYNKVISIIKNSSKWSVISDLCPKEEQKLAAYDIWKSNVNSKKRTLSNESINSNSHKNGKSQRKKDSLKYTDEDNDDTDEDDRPYSKYRKYSKEDSDSSAQTIESLRTVDNVSS; this comes from the coding sequence ATGCCGAACTCTCAAAATAAGTCTAATTTGGGAAATTTTCCCAATAACCCTAATTTAGGGCCTTTTCCAAATCTTCCAAATATTCCAAACCTTCCAACTATTCCAGGTTTTCCAAGCCTTCCAAATGTTGGATTAAATAATGgtccatttttaaataacaaTGGAATGCCACTCCCTTTTTTGCCAGGGATAATTCCCAATATGAATCCAAgttatgaaaattttaatccTTTAATGCATcctcaaaataataataatatgaatgtTCCTCTTCCTCCAAGTAATCCAAACATACTAGGTgatatgatgaaaatgtaTAACAAAGACTTTAtgttaaataattcaaatcaaatgataaataacAATTTAGTAAATCcaacaaataatatgccattaaattttatgaacaattttaatgtaAATAATCATGGCTGGTGTGAAATGGTAGCAAAAAAtggaagaaaatattattataatacaaTAACAAAAATGTCAAAATGGGATAAACCAGATGAACTTAAAACAAAACTTGAATTAAGAATTTCTCAAAATACTAAATGGAaagaatatttatgtaGTGATGGTAGAAAATATTGGCATCAcgaggaaaaaaatataagtgtATGGGATGAGCCtgaagaaattaaaaaaattagattAGAATGTGAATCAgaggaaaatgaaaataatactgACACAAAAGATAATGAAACAAGCATAGAAAAAGGAGATAAAAatcaaacatttttaaatgaaattaaaaataaggaTACTACTATTTTAGGAAGTAGTATGCCTATTATTCCCAGTATGAATGATTATgcaaatatagaaaataaaacaaattttgacaatgctaaaaaaatgagtagcggaaacataataaacaataataatatgaacaatTCTGGAAAATGGgtaaaatttgaaaataaaaaagatgcGAGAGaacatttgaaaatattgtttgaagaaaaaaatataaacccAAAGTTACCATGGGAAAATGCTTTAAGAATCTTAGAAGAGGATTATAGATGGCAAACTTTAGTAATACTTACAaaaggagaaaaaaaacaattattttCTGAATATACTAGCCAAGCTATTAAAAAATCTGCTGAAGATGAAAGAAGGAAAAGACAAAAATCTCGAGAACTAATTTTTCAAGCATTAGTATGTTGGAATAAGTtgaatgaaaaaacaaCTTATGTTGATTTTGCTACAGAATTTCATAATGAGGTATGGTGGAATTGGATTAATGAAACAGAACGAGATGAAATATTTCAAGATTTTTTAGATGATtgtaaacaaaaatttaaagaTGAGAGAcggaaaaaaagaaaagaaaaatcagaaattttaaaagaaaagttccaaaaatatgcaaatgaaaatgattcACTAAAATGGGaagatattaaaatttattttagtaACGATGAAGATTTTAATTCAATACATAAAATCGATGCTTTAGCAGCTTGGGAAagtttttatgaaaaatattataataatgaaaaaaatcaacttaaaaaaaaaatatttcgaattttaagaaaaaaaagagattCATTTATTGAGTTACTAAATGAATatcatgaaaaaaatattttaaatatgaaaacTGAATGggttttttttgtttcaaaaatttataaagatGATCGATATACAGACTTATTAGGTCATCAAGGTTCAACACCaagaatattatttgatgaATTTACTGATACATTAAAAGAACAATATTTAagacataaatattatattaaaagttcatataaagaaaataattgtaCAGTAGATGAAAATACAACTCTTGATGATTTTGTTAAACTTTTTGCAAATACTCAAAAGGAATATAATATTcctgaaataaatatgaattatatatatgaatcattacaaaaaaaattaaaagaaaagaaaaaaaaagatttaaAACGAATTAACAAAGTagcaaaatttttattaaagcTACCTGAACTTAAACCAAATATGCCATACAATAAAGTTATaagtataattaaaaactCAAGTAAATGGTCAGTTATATCTGATTTATGTCCAAAAGAAGAACAAAAATTAGCTGCTTATGATATATGGAAATCAAATgtaaattcaaaaaaaagaactTTATCTAATGAATCAATAAATTCAAATTcacataaaaatggaaaatctcaaagaaaaaaagattCACTAAAATATACGGATGAAGATAATGATGACACTGATGAGGATGACAGAccatattcaaaatatagaaaatattcCAAAGAAGATTCGGATTCAAGTGCTCAAACAATTGAGTCATTACGTACGGTTGATAATGTTTCTAGCTAG